One Nostoc sp. CENA543 genomic window, ACGCGATCGCTTTGAAGGGATTCAATACTCAGCTTTAGGTGGTGCGTTCTGGAACATACATGAAATCAAAATTGTTAAATAGCGAATTGGGCATAGGGCATTGAAATACAGTCTACCTTGTCTCTATTCCCCATTCCCCATGCCCAATTCCCCAGTCCCCAATTGCTAAATCTACCGTGACTCAACCTGAAACTTTGCGATCGCTCTTAGAAGCGGTTGCCAATGGTAAAGTTACCCCAGATATGGCTTTAAATTCTCTCAAGGATTTAGCCTATGAACCTGTGGGGGAGTTTGCCAAAATTGACCATCATCGTCATCTGAGAACTGGTTTCCCTGAAGTTATTTGGGGGCCAGGAAAAACACCAGCGCAAATTGCCCAAATTATGGAAGTTATGCGTCAGCGTAACCCTGTGGTGATGGCTACTCGCATTGAACCGGAAGTCTATAATGTATTGCAACCAAAAATTCGGGGTTTACGCTACTACGAACTAGCAAAAATTTGCGCCATTACCCCATCTCACATCGAACCGCAGTTTGAGGGGGTAATCGGGATTCTCTCTGCGGGTACGGCTGATTTACCTGTGGCGGAGGAAGCTGCTGTCACGGCTGAACTTTCAGGGTTTCGTGTGCTGCGACTTTGGGATGTGGGTGTGGCAGGCATTCATCGATTATTAAGTAACCGCCATTTGATTCAATCAGCGTCAGTATTAATTGTAGTTGCAGGGATGGAAGGGGCTTTACCCAGTGTAGTGGCGGGTTTGGCAGATTGTCCGGTAATTGCTGTCCCTACAAGTGTTGGTTATGGTGCTAGCTTTGGCGGTTTAGCACCATTATTAACTATGTTGAATTCCTGTGCGGCTGGGGTAGGAGTCGTCAATATTGATAACGGTTTTGGCGCAGCTGTCCTAGCTGGGCAGATTTTGCGAACAGCCGAGAAATTACGGATGGCATCCGCTACATCTTGAGTTATTACATCGGGGGGACTAGGGATTGGGTAAAACAATACACCAATTGGTGGTAAGTGTGTTTTGGTGGGTGACTCATCCCCCAAACACGCCTGATAACTGTTCACTGTTCACTGATTTAACTTAATTAATGGCTCAAGATGGAATATTTAGGTGATTTAATATCTCAGAATTTTTGGCATCTGCCGGTAAATTTAACTGTGTTAGCACAGAATGTGACTGATCCGAACGTAGTAGGACAAATGCAGAAAATTTGGACTTATTTTGTGAAAAGTGGTCAAATTTGGGCGTTGTTGATTGGTGTATGCGTTGGTTATGTCTTTAGGAACCTGACTAAGTACGGTTGACACAGGTAGGAGGTAGGAAGTAGGGAATAAAGATTAGTAACTAGCGGTTGGGAACTAGAAAGGGCTGAGGATCAGATGCCAAAAGATGAGAGGATTAATTTTTTACTCTCCCCAATCCCTAATTCCCAATCCCCAATCCCCAATATTTCTATGACCGAAAAACAAACGTGGAGTCAGAGGTTTGAATCAGCGTTGCATCCAGCGATCGCCAGTTTTAATGCCAGTATTAGTTTTGATATAGAGTTAATCGAATACGACCTCACAGGCTCTCAAGCCCATGCCCAGATGTTGGCGCATACGGGAATTATTTCCCCGGACGAAGGGGAACAATTAGTGGCTGGTTTGGAAAAAATTCGTCAAGAATACCGCCAAGGGCAATTTCAACCTGGTATTGATGCTGAAGACGTTCACTTTGCTGTAGAACGACGCTTGACGGAAATTGTCGGTGATGTGGGGAAAAAACTACATACGGCGCGATCGCGTAATGATCAAGTAGGTACAGATACTAGGCTTTACTTGCGTGACCAAATTCAACACATCAAACAGCTAATACGAGAATTTCAGGGTGTATTACTAGATATTGCTGAACAAAATGTAGAAACTCTCATTCCTGGTTACACCCACCTGCAACGCGCCCAGCCTCTAAGTTTAGCTCATCACTTGTTGGCTTACTTCCAAATGGCACAACGCGACTGGGAACGTCTAGGTGATGTTCATCGCCGGGTAAATATTTCGCCTTTGGGTTGCGGTGCTTTAGCTGGGACGACATTCCCCATAGATAGACATTACACCGCTAAACTATTGCATTTTGATGATATTTATGCTAACAGCTTGGATGGAGTGAGCGATCGCGATTTTGCTGTCGAATTTTTGTGTGCTGCTAGCTTGATTATGGTTCATCTGAGTCGGCTATCTGAAGAAATTATTTTGTGGTCATCAGAAGAATTTCGCTTTGTCACCCTCAAAGATAGCTGTGCTACTGGCTCTAGTATCATGCCACAAAAGAAAAATCCTGATGTGCCTGAATTGGTACGCGGTAAAACAGGCCGAGTCTTTGGTCATCTCCAGGCAATGCTAGTGATTATGAAGGGACTGCCTTTAGCCTATAACAAAGATTTGCAAGAAGACAAAGAAGGTTTATTTGATAGCGTCAAAACTGTCAAAGCCTGTCTGGAAGCTATGACTATTTTGCTTGGAGAGGGTTTAGAATTCCGCACTCACCGCCTGAATGAAGCTGTCACAGAAGATTTTTCTAACGCCACCGATGTTGCAGATTATCTAGCAGCTAGGGGAGTTCCTTTCCGAGAAGCTTATAATCTTGTAGGTAAGGTAGTAAAAACTAGTATTGCCGCAGGTAAACTCTTAAAAGATTTAACCTTAGATGAATGGCAGCAACTACACCCAGCTTTTCAAGCAGATATCTATACAGCTATATCCCCAAAAACAGTTGTAGCCGCACGTAACAGTTACGGCGGCACAGGTTTTGAGCAGGTAAATAAAGCTATTTTGGCTGCCCGTAGTCAAATATCAGAGTAGGGAATGGGGAATGGGGAATGGGGAAAAACTATTAATTATTTTGATGCCCAATACCCGCCCCTAATTCACACCAAAAAGCGAAGCTTGATCAAGCGGCTTATTCAGCATCAATTGCTGCTGCGCCTTCATCTTCCTCATTCTTGGGTGATCTTTGTTGGAATCTTCTCTGCATCTTTCCGGTTGTAGTCCGTTTACGAAACTTTCGGGCATAGGCCTGGTTTCGTAGCGCCTTTTCTTTTTTCGGGTTACGGCGCTTTGCCATATTCACCTCATAAATAAACAACAAAATAAGTGTCTAGGCATTTAGTAGACAATATCAGCTACTAGTGTTGTTGATAAAGTTTTAGCCTAGATTATGATTGGAGATAGTTTGAACAGCATACCATCATACCGTATTTAACCAAATAATGTCAATATTTCCTGAGATGGGAAATATTTGACCAAAGGCAAAAATGATACAAGCCCCTATCTTAGAGTGGAGGAAACCTCCGCTCTGACTTCGCGCTAAATTTATTTATGGAGAAGAAAAAAATAACACAACATTAATTCAAGCCCCCGAATTTATCCTGGGAGCATTTAATTTTGAATTTCGTAGCAAGATCCCGTAAGGGTATTTTGAATTTGGAGCGTATTACTTTGTGGAAGCAAGCGACGTGAATATTATCTTATTGATGATATTTATAGATAAAAATGAATCCTCAGTAGCATTTGATGTTTAGTAGCAAAATACCTATAGTTTAGAATATATATAAGTAGACCAGAGTAAATAATTAAAAGTTTGTAGTGTATCCCTGCAAAGAAGCAAGCTAGGCGCAACATCTCGTTCCCAGTAGGTACCTCATAGATGAGAGAAAACTAGAGTTATCAAAACAGAATTAAAGTCCTGATTACAAACTCTATCCTAGTATTTTTACATTACTCAACATCGGTTGTTTTTTTAAGTTGTTATAATTACAAATCAAACTTTACTAGACAAATGTACTGATGATATAAATTTTAAAATCTATCTTAATCTAAAATTAAATTAGAAGATAAAATCAGCCTTAATGGGCTAATTGAGCCAAAATCTGGAAAATTTCAATAAACATTGATAATATGTCTAGATATAACTATTTTTTTTGTTAAAATGTAGTCTCAAAACCATGAGCTAATTTATTTAAAGTAAAAATCGGCTTTTTCAATAGTTGATTTCATGCTCATGTCATTTGATTAAATTACACATTA contains:
- the larB gene encoding nickel pincer cofactor biosynthesis protein LarB; translation: MTQPETLRSLLEAVANGKVTPDMALNSLKDLAYEPVGEFAKIDHHRHLRTGFPEVIWGPGKTPAQIAQIMEVMRQRNPVVMATRIEPEVYNVLQPKIRGLRYYELAKICAITPSHIEPQFEGVIGILSAGTADLPVAEEAAVTAELSGFRVLRLWDVGVAGIHRLLSNRHLIQSASVLIVVAGMEGALPSVVAGLADCPVIAVPTSVGYGASFGGLAPLLTMLNSCAAGVGVVNIDNGFGAAVLAGQILRTAEKLRMASATS
- the argH gene encoding argininosuccinate lyase; this translates as MTEKQTWSQRFESALHPAIASFNASISFDIELIEYDLTGSQAHAQMLAHTGIISPDEGEQLVAGLEKIRQEYRQGQFQPGIDAEDVHFAVERRLTEIVGDVGKKLHTARSRNDQVGTDTRLYLRDQIQHIKQLIREFQGVLLDIAEQNVETLIPGYTHLQRAQPLSLAHHLLAYFQMAQRDWERLGDVHRRVNISPLGCGALAGTTFPIDRHYTAKLLHFDDIYANSLDGVSDRDFAVEFLCAASLIMVHLSRLSEEIILWSSEEFRFVTLKDSCATGSSIMPQKKNPDVPELVRGKTGRVFGHLQAMLVIMKGLPLAYNKDLQEDKEGLFDSVKTVKACLEAMTILLGEGLEFRTHRLNEAVTEDFSNATDVADYLAARGVPFREAYNLVGKVVKTSIAAGKLLKDLTLDEWQQLHPAFQADIYTAISPKTVVAARNSYGGTGFEQVNKAILAARSQISE